The Pseudomonas kermanshahensis genome includes a window with the following:
- the mraY gene encoding phospho-N-acetylmuramoyl-pentapeptide-transferase, producing the protein MLLLLAEYLQQFHKGFAVFQYLSLRGILGVLTALSLALWLGPWMIRTLQIRQIGQAVRNDGPQSHLSKSGTPTMGGALILSAIAVSTLLWADLSNRYVWVVLIVTLAFGAIGWVDDYRKVIEKNSRGLPSRWKYFWQSVFGLAAAVFLYKTAPTSVETTLILPFIKDVTIPLGVGFIVLTYFVIVGSSNAVNLTDGLDGLAIMPTVMVGGALGIFCYLSGNVKFAEYLLIPYVPGSGELIVFCGALIGAGLGFLWFNTYPAQVFMGDVGALALGAALGTIAVIVRQEIVLFIMGGIFVVETLSVVIQVASFKLTGKRVFRMAPIHHHFELKGWPEPRVIVRFWIITVILVLVGLATLKLR; encoded by the coding sequence ATGCTGCTGCTGTTGGCTGAGTATCTGCAACAGTTCCATAAAGGCTTCGCGGTCTTCCAGTACCTGTCCCTGCGCGGAATCCTGGGTGTACTGACCGCGTTGTCACTGGCGCTGTGGCTGGGCCCTTGGATGATCCGTACCCTGCAGATCCGCCAGATCGGTCAGGCTGTCCGTAACGACGGCCCGCAATCGCACTTGTCCAAATCCGGCACCCCCACCATGGGCGGCGCGCTGATCCTGTCCGCTATCGCCGTCAGCACCCTGCTGTGGGCTGACCTGTCCAACCGCTACGTGTGGGTCGTGCTGATCGTCACCCTGGCGTTTGGCGCCATCGGCTGGGTCGATGACTACCGCAAGGTGATCGAAAAGAACTCCCGTGGCTTGCCAAGCCGCTGGAAGTACTTCTGGCAGTCGGTGTTTGGCCTGGCTGCTGCGGTCTTCCTTTACAAGACCGCCCCGACTAGCGTTGAAACCACACTGATCCTGCCGTTCATCAAGGATGTCACCATCCCGCTGGGCGTTGGCTTCATCGTTCTGACCTACTTCGTCATCGTCGGCTCCAGCAACGCGGTCAACCTCACCGATGGCCTCGACGGCCTGGCCATCATGCCAACGGTCATGGTGGGCGGTGCATTGGGCATCTTCTGCTACCTGTCGGGTAACGTGAAATTCGCTGAGTACCTGCTGATCCCGTATGTGCCGGGTTCGGGGGAACTGATCGTGTTCTGCGGCGCATTGATCGGCGCTGGCCTGGGCTTCCTGTGGTTCAACACTTACCCGGCGCAAGTCTTCATGGGTGACGTTGGCGCGCTGGCGCTGGGCGCCGCGCTGGGCACCATCGCGGTGATCGTTCGCCAGGAAATCGTCCTGTTCATCATGGGCGGCATCTTCGTGGTGGAGACCCTGTCGGTGGTGATCCAGGTCGCCTCCTTCAAGTTGACCGGCAAGCGTGTGTTCCGCATGGCGCCGATCCACCACCACTTTGAACTCAAGGGCTGGCCTGAGCCACGGGTGATTGTCCGTTTCTGGATCATCACCGTGATTCTGGTGCTGGTCGGCCTTGCAACCCTGAAACTGAGGTAG
- a CDS encoding D-alanine--D-alanine ligase, with protein sequence MTSAYDKLHSTLDVKAFGRVAVLYGGKSAEREVSLKSGAAVIDALTRAGVDVVAIDVGDDLLDRLQREKIDRAFIILHGRGGEDGSMQGLLECLGIPYTGSGILASALAMDKLRTKQVWQSLGIPTPRHAVLASESDCLKASTELGFPLIVKPAHEGSSIGMAKVNSEQELVAAWQDAAKYDSQVLVEQWIHGPEFTIAVLRGQVLPPIALGTPHVFYDYDAKYIANDTQYRIPCGLDSVKEQELIDLTARACDAIGIEGWGRLDVMQDEQGRFWLLEVNTAPGMTDHSLVPMAARAAGLDFQQLVLAILAASVETRG encoded by the coding sequence ATGACCAGCGCCTACGACAAGCTGCACTCGACCCTGGACGTCAAGGCGTTCGGCCGCGTCGCCGTGCTGTACGGCGGCAAGAGTGCCGAGCGTGAAGTCTCGCTCAAGTCCGGCGCCGCCGTGATCGACGCCTTGACCCGCGCCGGTGTCGACGTGGTTGCCATCGATGTGGGCGACGACCTGCTCGACCGCCTGCAACGCGAGAAGATCGACCGCGCCTTCATCATCCTCCACGGCCGTGGCGGTGAAGACGGCAGCATGCAAGGCCTGCTCGAGTGCCTGGGCATCCCTTACACCGGCAGCGGCATCCTCGCGTCGGCCCTGGCCATGGACAAACTGCGCACCAAGCAGGTGTGGCAGAGCCTGGGCATTCCGACCCCGCGCCACGCGGTATTGGCCAGCGAAAGCGATTGTTTGAAGGCCAGTACGGAACTGGGCTTCCCGCTTATCGTCAAACCCGCCCATGAAGGCTCTAGCATCGGCATGGCCAAGGTGAACAGCGAGCAGGAACTGGTCGCCGCCTGGCAGGACGCCGCCAAATACGATTCCCAGGTACTGGTGGAGCAGTGGATCCACGGGCCGGAGTTCACCATCGCGGTACTGCGCGGCCAGGTGCTGCCGCCGATCGCCCTGGGTACGCCGCACGTGTTCTACGACTACGACGCCAAGTACATCGCCAACGATACCCAGTACCGCATCCCGTGCGGCCTGGACAGCGTCAAGGAACAGGAACTCATCGACCTGACCGCGCGCGCCTGCGATGCCATCGGCATCGAAGGCTGGGGGCGGTTGGATGTGATGCAGGACGAGCAGGGCCGGTTCTGGCTGCTCGAAGTCAACACCGCACCCGGCATGACTGATCATAGCCTGGTGCCCATGGCGGCCCGCGCGGCCGGCTTGGACTTCCAGCAATTGGTGCTGGCAATCCTGGCCGCCAGCGTCGAGACGCGAGGTTAA
- the murC gene encoding UDP-N-acetylmuramate--L-alanine ligase has protein sequence MVESQKAMPQPKMGRIRRIHFVGIGGVGMCGIAEVLLNLGYEVSGSDLKASPVTERLESFGAEIFVGHRAENAANADVLVVSSAINPANPEVATALERRIPVVPRAEMLAELMRYRHGVAVAGTHGKTTTTSLLASVFAAGGLDPTFVIGGRLTAAGTNAQLGTSRYLIAEADESDASFLHLQPMVAVVTNIDADHMATYEGDFNKLKKTFVEFLHNLPFYGLAVMCLDDPVVREILPQVKRPTVTYGFSEEADIRAINVRQQGMQTHFTVLRRDCEPLEVSVNMPGNHNVLNALATIAIASDEGISDEAIVQGLSGFQGVGRRFQVYGELPVDGGSVMLVDDYGHHPTEVAAVIKAVRGGWPSRRLVIVYQPHRYSRTRDLYDDFVQVLGDANVLLLMEVYPAGEEPIPGADSRQLCHSIRQRGKLDPIYIERGAELAPLVQPLLRAGDILLCQGAGDVGGLAPQLMKSPLFAGAKQEKSK, from the coding sequence ATGGTTGAAAGCCAGAAAGCCATGCCGCAGCCAAAAATGGGCCGCATCCGTCGCATCCACTTCGTCGGTATCGGCGGCGTGGGCATGTGCGGCATCGCCGAAGTGCTGCTGAACCTGGGCTATGAAGTGTCCGGTTCCGACCTCAAGGCCTCGCCGGTTACCGAGCGGCTGGAGTCGTTCGGCGCAGAGATCTTCGTTGGCCACCGTGCCGAAAACGCTGCCAACGCCGACGTACTGGTCGTGTCCAGTGCCATCAACCCGGCCAACCCGGAAGTCGCCACTGCTCTGGAACGTCGTATTCCCGTGGTGCCGCGTGCCGAGATGCTCGCCGAGCTGATGCGCTACCGCCATGGCGTGGCCGTTGCCGGCACGCACGGCAAGACCACCACCACCAGCCTGCTGGCCTCGGTGTTCGCCGCTGGCGGCCTGGACCCGACGTTCGTCATCGGCGGGCGCCTGACCGCAGCGGGCACCAATGCCCAGCTCGGCACCAGCCGCTACCTGATCGCCGAAGCAGACGAGAGCGACGCCAGCTTCCTGCACCTGCAACCGATGGTCGCCGTGGTCACCAACATCGACGCCGACCACATGGCCACCTATGAGGGTGACTTCAACAAACTGAAGAAAACCTTCGTCGAGTTCCTGCACAACCTGCCGTTCTATGGGTTGGCAGTGATGTGTCTGGACGACCCGGTGGTGCGCGAGATCCTGCCGCAGGTCAAACGCCCGACGGTCACCTACGGCTTCAGCGAAGAGGCCGACATCCGCGCCATCAATGTGCGCCAGCAGGGCATGCAGACGCACTTCACCGTGCTGCGCCGCGACTGCGAGCCGCTGGAGGTGTCGGTGAACATGCCCGGCAACCACAACGTGCTCAACGCCCTGGCAACCATTGCCATCGCCTCTGACGAAGGCATCAGCGACGAGGCCATCGTCCAGGGGCTGTCCGGCTTCCAGGGTGTTGGCCGACGCTTCCAGGTCTACGGCGAGCTGCCGGTCGACGGCGGCAGCGTGATGCTGGTCGACGACTACGGCCACCACCCGACTGAGGTGGCTGCAGTGATCAAGGCCGTGCGCGGGGGCTGGCCAAGCCGCCGCCTGGTGATTGTCTACCAGCCGCACCGTTACAGCCGCACCCGCGACCTGTACGACGACTTCGTACAAGTGCTGGGCGACGCCAACGTGCTGCTGCTGATGGAAGTCTACCCGGCCGGTGAAGAGCCGATTCCGGGTGCGGACAGCCGTCAGCTGTGCCACAGCATTCGCCAGCGCGGCAAGCTTGACCCGATCTACATCGAACGTGGCGCCGAGCTTGCGCCCCTGGTCCAGCCGCTGCTGCGTGCCGGCGACATCCTGCTGTGCCAGGGTGCCGGTGATGTCGGTGGCCTGGCCCCGCAATTGATGAAAAGCCCGCTGTTCGCTGGCGCCAAGCAGGAGAAGTCGAAATGA
- the ftsW gene encoding putative lipid II flippase FtsW — protein sequence MIFGIFKPYPSPLISGRGIDLDFAMLAGCLALLGLGLVMITSASSEVAAVQSGNPLYHMFRHLVYVVIGLVACGATMLVPIATWQRMGFMMLLGAFGLLVLVLVPGIGREVNGSMRWIGFSFFNVQPSEIAKVFVVIYLAGYLVRRQTEVRESWMGFFKPFIVLLPMAGLLLMEPDFGATVVMMGAAAAMLFLGGVGLFRFSLMVVLAVVAVFVLVQAQPYRMARLITFTDPWSDQFGSGYQLTQALIAFGRGEWLGVGLGNSVQKQFYLPEAHTDFVFSVLAEELGVVGSLVTIALFVFVTVRALYIGLWAEKAKQFFAAYMAFGLAFLWIGQFLINIGVNVGLLPTKGLTLPFLSYGGSSLVICCACVGLLLRIEWESRTHLGSEEHEFNESDFAEETSHGR from the coding sequence ATGATCTTCGGCATCTTCAAGCCGTACCCGTCGCCGCTGATCAGCGGCCGTGGCATCGACCTCGACTTTGCCATGCTTGCCGGCTGCCTGGCATTGCTGGGCCTGGGCCTGGTGATGATCACCTCGGCGTCCTCGGAAGTGGCCGCGGTGCAGTCGGGCAACCCGCTTTACCACATGTTCCGTCACCTGGTGTACGTGGTCATCGGCCTGGTCGCCTGCGGCGCCACCATGCTGGTGCCAATCGCCACCTGGCAGCGCATGGGCTTCATGATGCTGCTGGGCGCCTTCGGCCTGCTGGTGCTGGTGCTGGTGCCGGGTATCGGCCGGGAAGTGAACGGTTCCATGCGCTGGATCGGCTTCAGCTTCTTCAACGTGCAGCCGTCGGAGATCGCCAAAGTCTTCGTGGTCATCTACCTGGCCGGCTATCTGGTACGCCGGCAGACCGAGGTGCGCGAGAGCTGGATGGGCTTCTTCAAGCCGTTCATCGTGCTGCTGCCGATGGCTGGCCTGCTGCTGATGGAGCCGGACTTCGGTGCCACCGTGGTGATGATGGGCGCTGCGGCGGCCATGTTGTTCCTCGGCGGGGTGGGGTTGTTCCGCTTCAGTTTGATGGTGGTGCTGGCGGTGGTCGCGGTGTTTGTCCTGGTGCAGGCCCAGCCGTACCGGATGGCACGTTTGATCACCTTTACCGACCCCTGGTCCGACCAGTTCGGCTCGGGCTACCAGTTGACCCAGGCCTTGATCGCTTTCGGCCGCGGTGAGTGGCTGGGCGTGGGCCTGGGCAACAGCGTACAGAAGCAGTTCTACCTGCCCGAGGCGCACACTGACTTCGTGTTCTCGGTGCTGGCTGAAGAGCTCGGCGTGGTCGGCTCACTGGTCACCATCGCGCTGTTCGTTTTCGTCACCGTGCGCGCCTTGTACATCGGCCTGTGGGCCGAAAAGGCCAAGCAGTTCTTCGCCGCCTACATGGCATTCGGCCTGGCCTTCCTGTGGATCGGCCAGTTCCTGATCAATATCGGCGTGAACGTCGGCCTGCTGCCGACCAAGGGCCTGACCTTGCCGTTCCTCAGTTACGGGGGCAGTTCGCTGGTGATCTGTTGCGCCTGCGTGGGCTTGCTGCTGCGTATCGAGTGGGAGAGCCGCACGCACCTGGGCAGCGAGGAACACGAATTCAATGAAAGCGATTTTGCCGAGGAGACCAGTCATGGCCGCTGA
- the murG gene encoding undecaprenyldiphospho-muramoylpentapeptide beta-N-acetylglucosaminyltransferase: protein MAADGKNVLIMAGGTGGHVFPALACAREFQARGYNVHWLGTPKGIENELVPQAGLPLHLIQVSGLRGKGKLSLLKAPFTLVKAVLQARRIIRQLKPVCVLGFGGYVTGPGGVAARLCGVPLVIHEQNARAGTANRLLVPLSARVCEAFPNTFAASEKRRTTGNPVRPELFMDAQRAPLAERRARLLVLGGSLGAEPLNKLLPKALSEVPAALRPEVFHQAGKQHAPITAERYHEAGVEAQVEPFIKDMAQAYGWADIVVCRAGALTVSELAAAGLPSMLVPLPHAIDDHQTHNAHYLAREGAAFLMPQATTGAAQLAERLNEVLMQPEKLNTMAGTARRLAKPAATSTVVDICLEVAHG, encoded by the coding sequence ATGGCCGCTGACGGCAAGAACGTACTGATCATGGCAGGCGGTACCGGGGGCCACGTGTTCCCGGCCCTGGCCTGCGCCCGGGAATTCCAGGCACGGGGTTATAACGTGCACTGGCTGGGCACGCCGAAAGGCATCGAGAACGAACTGGTGCCCCAGGCCGGTCTGCCGTTGCACCTTATCCAGGTCAGCGGCCTGCGCGGCAAGGGCAAGTTGTCGCTGCTCAAGGCGCCGTTCACCCTGGTCAAGGCGGTGCTGCAGGCACGGCGCATCATTCGTCAGCTCAAGCCTGTGTGCGTGCTGGGCTTCGGTGGCTACGTGACCGGGCCGGGCGGTGTGGCCGCGCGGCTGTGCGGTGTGCCGCTGGTCATTCACGAACAGAATGCGCGCGCGGGTACCGCCAATCGGTTGCTGGTGCCACTCTCGGCACGCGTCTGCGAAGCTTTCCCGAACACCTTCGCGGCCAGCGAAAAACGTCGCACCACCGGCAACCCGGTGCGCCCGGAGCTGTTCATGGACGCGCAACGCGCACCCTTGGCCGAACGCCGTGCACGCCTGCTTGTGCTCGGGGGCAGCCTGGGTGCGGAACCATTGAACAAATTGTTGCCTAAGGCCCTGTCTGAAGTGCCTGCAGCACTGCGGCCAGAGGTGTTCCACCAGGCTGGCAAGCAACATGCGCCGATCACCGCCGAGCGTTATCACGAGGCGGGCGTCGAGGCTCAGGTAGAGCCTTTCATCAAGGACATGGCCCAAGCCTATGGCTGGGCCGACATCGTGGTGTGCCGGGCCGGTGCCCTGACCGTCAGCGAACTCGCGGCGGCGGGCCTGCCTTCGATGCTGGTGCCGTTGCCCCATGCGATCGACGATCACCAGACCCACAACGCCCACTATCTGGCTCGGGAAGGCGCTGCCTTCCTGATGCCACAAGCGACAACTGGCGCAGCGCAGCTCGCTGAACGCCTGAACGAGGTGCTGATGCAACCCGAGAAACTCAACACCATGGCTGGCACCGCACGGCGCCTGGCCAAACCTGCCGCAACCAGCACCGTGGTCGATATCTGCCTGGAGGTGGCCCATGGTTGA
- a CDS encoding UDP-N-acetylmuramoyl-L-alanyl-D-glutamate--2,6-diaminopimelate ligase: MMTMPLSKLFAHASRDPLIRELTLDSRAVRPGDLFLAVPGAKVDGRDHIADALARRAAAVAYEEQGATVLPITDVPLIPVKGLIAQLSDIAGRFYGEPSRQLNLVGVTGTNGKTSVTQLVAQALDVLGQRCGLIGTLGTGFYGELQSGRLTTPDPIAVQSTLYDLKKGGAKAVAMEVSSHALEQGRVAALAFDIAVMTNLSRDHLDYHGSMQAYEAAKAKLFAWPNLRCQVVNLDDDFGRRLALAYARRPNADHIETRLLSYSLENPEASLYCREATFDDDGVRAILVTAQGERTLRSQLLGRFNLSNMLAAVATLLALDYSLDEILKVTPQLQGPVGRMQRLGGGDKPLVVVDYAHTPDALEKVLEALRPHAHGKLLCLFGCGGDRDRGKRPLMAGVAERLADRVLVTDDNPRSEDPLRIFDDIRPGFAKPDSVEFVAGRGEAIAHLIATAAADDVIVLAGKGHEDYQEIRGERHDFSDLVEAEKALAAWEAPHA; this comes from the coding sequence ATGATGACAATGCCATTGAGCAAGCTTTTCGCCCACGCCAGTCGCGATCCGCTGATCCGCGAGCTGACCCTGGACAGCCGCGCCGTGCGTCCGGGTGACCTGTTCCTGGCCGTGCCGGGTGCCAAGGTCGATGGCCGCGACCATATCGCCGACGCCTTGGCCCGTCGCGCTGCCGCCGTTGCCTATGAAGAGCAGGGCGCTACCGTGCTGCCGATCACCGACGTGCCGCTGATTCCGGTCAAGGGCCTGATCGCCCAGCTGTCGGATATCGCCGGTCGCTTCTATGGCGAACCGAGCCGCCAGTTGAACCTGGTTGGCGTTACCGGCACCAACGGCAAGACCAGTGTCACGCAACTGGTGGCCCAAGCGCTTGACGTGCTGGGCCAGCGTTGCGGCCTGATCGGCACCCTGGGTACCGGCTTCTACGGTGAGCTGCAGAGCGGCCGCCTGACCACGCCGGACCCGATCGCGGTGCAGTCGACGCTCTACGACCTGAAAAAGGGCGGTGCCAAGGCAGTAGCGATGGAGGTGTCCTCGCATGCCCTGGAGCAGGGGCGTGTCGCCGCATTGGCGTTCGACATCGCGGTCATGACCAACCTGTCCCGTGATCACCTGGACTACCACGGCAGCATGCAGGCCTATGAGGCGGCCAAGGCCAAGCTGTTCGCCTGGCCGAACCTGCGTTGCCAGGTGGTCAATCTGGATGACGACTTTGGCCGCCGGCTGGCGCTGGCGTATGCCCGCCGTCCGAATGCCGATCATATCGAGACCCGGCTGCTCAGCTACAGCCTGGAAAACCCGGAAGCGTCGTTGTATTGCCGTGAAGCCACCTTCGATGACGATGGCGTGCGCGCAATCCTCGTGACCGCCCAGGGTGAGCGTACCTTGCGCAGCCAACTGCTTGGCCGCTTCAACCTGAGCAACATGCTCGCGGCCGTGGCCACGCTGCTGGCCCTGGATTATTCGCTGGACGAAATTCTCAAGGTCACCCCGCAGTTGCAAGGGCCGGTTGGCCGCATGCAGCGCTTGGGTGGCGGCGACAAACCGCTGGTGGTGGTCGATTACGCCCACACCCCGGATGCCCTGGAAAAAGTACTCGAGGCCCTGCGCCCACATGCGCACGGCAAGCTGCTGTGCCTGTTCGGCTGCGGTGGCGACCGTGACCGTGGCAAGCGCCCGCTGATGGCCGGCGTGGCCGAGCGCCTGGCCGACCGCGTGCTGGTTACCGATGACAACCCGCGCAGTGAAGACCCACTGCGGATCTTCGACGATATCCGCCCTGGTTTTGCCAAGCCAGACAGCGTCGAGTTCGTCGCTGGCCGCGGCGAAGCCATCGCCCACCTGATCGCCACTGCCGCAGCCGATGACGTTATCGTCCTGGCCGGCAAGGGGCACGAGGATTACCAGGAGATTCGCGGCGAGCGCCACGATTTCTCCGATCTGGTCGAAGCCGAGAAGGCACTTGCAGCCTGGGAGGCTCCACATGCTTAA
- the murD gene encoding UDP-N-acetylmuramoyl-L-alanine--D-glutamate ligase, which produces MSLIASDQFRIVVGLGKSGMSLVRFLASRGIAFAVADTREQPPELDTLRRDYPQVEVRCGELDVDFLCRANELYVSPGLALSTPALQQAAARGVALSGDIELFARHAKAPIIAISGSNAKSTVTTLVGEMAAKAGKRVAVGGNLGTPALDLLSDEVELYVLELSSFQLETTDQLNAEVATVLNISEDHMDRYSGLPAYHLAKHRIFRGAHQVVVNRQDALSRPLPVEGRPCWSFGLNQPDFKAFGLREVDGEKYLAFEFQNLMPVRDLKIRGSHNHSNALAALALGHAAGLPFAPMLDALREFGGLAHRCQWVRERNGVNWYDDSKATNVGAALAAIEGLGADIAGKLVLIAGGDGKGADFAALREPVARFCRAVVLLGRDAERLAEALGEGVPHVRVKTLEEAVEQCAALAQPGDAVLLSPACASLDMFKNFEERGRLFAQAAGGLA; this is translated from the coding sequence GTGTCACTGATCGCTTCCGACCAATTCCGCATCGTTGTCGGCCTCGGCAAGAGCGGCATGTCCCTGGTTCGCTTCCTGGCGAGCCGGGGCATTGCCTTTGCGGTCGCCGACACCCGCGAGCAACCGCCGGAACTGGACACCCTGCGCCGTGATTACCCGCAGGTGGAAGTGCGCTGTGGCGAGCTGGACGTGGACTTCCTGTGCCGCGCCAACGAACTGTACGTGAGCCCGGGCCTGGCCTTGTCCACCCCGGCGCTGCAACAGGCTGCGGCACGGGGTGTGGCCCTGTCGGGCGACATCGAGCTGTTCGCCCGCCATGCCAAAGCGCCAATCATCGCCATCAGCGGCTCCAACGCAAAAAGCACAGTGACCACCCTGGTCGGCGAAATGGCTGCCAAGGCGGGCAAGCGCGTGGCCGTGGGCGGTAACCTCGGCACGCCAGCCCTGGACCTGCTGAGCGATGAGGTGGAGCTGTATGTGCTGGAGCTGTCCAGCTTCCAGCTGGAAACCACAGACCAGCTCAACGCCGAAGTCGCCACCGTGCTGAACATCAGCGAAGACCACATGGACCGCTACAGCGGCCTGCCGGCTTATCACCTGGCCAAGCACCGCATCTTCCGGGGCGCTCATCAGGTGGTGGTTAACCGCCAGGACGCGCTGAGCCGGCCATTGCCGGTCGAAGGCCGGCCGTGCTGGAGCTTTGGCCTTAACCAACCGGACTTCAAGGCCTTTGGCCTGCGTGAGGTCGACGGCGAGAAATACCTGGCGTTCGAATTCCAGAACCTGATGCCCGTGCGCGACCTGAAAATTCGCGGTTCGCACAACCACAGCAACGCCCTCGCAGCCCTGGCCCTCGGCCATGCCGCTGGCTTGCCGTTTGCACCGATGCTCGACGCCCTGCGCGAGTTTGGTGGCCTGGCCCATCGTTGCCAGTGGGTGCGCGAGCGCAATGGTGTCAATTGGTACGACGACTCCAAGGCCACCAACGTCGGTGCTGCGCTGGCGGCCATCGAAGGCCTGGGCGCGGATATCGCCGGCAAGCTGGTGTTGATCGCCGGCGGTGACGGCAAAGGTGCTGACTTTGCCGCGCTGCGTGAGCCAGTGGCGCGCTTCTGCCGTGCGGTGGTGCTGTTGGGCCGTGATGCCGAGCGCCTCGCCGAAGCGTTGGGCGAAGGTGTACCGCACGTGCGGGTCAAGACCCTGGAAGAGGCCGTCGAGCAGTGCGCCGCCCTGGCTCAGCCGGGTGATGCCGTGCTGTTGTCGCCGGCCTGCGCCAGCCTCGACATGTTCAAGAACTTTGAAGAACGCGGGCGCTTGTTCGCCCAAGCGGCGGGAGGGCTGGCATGA
- a CDS encoding UDP-N-acetylmuramoyl-tripeptide--D-alanyl-D-alanine ligase translates to MLKAMTLSQLTTALSARLVSADASFNGVSIDSRSVTAGQLFVALTGPRFDGHDYLADVKAKGAVAALVEREVADVDLPQLLVADCRLALGQLGALNRAAFDKPVVAITGSSGKTTVKEMLASILRTRGLVHATRGNLNNDLGAPLTLLEIAPEHSAAVIELGASRIGEIRYTVGLTQPQVVIINNAGTAHVGEFGGPEKIVEAKGEILEGLGEGGTAILNLDDKAFGIWKARAGAHTVISFARNDASADFHATDIGRDARGCPSFKLHGAGETVDVQLNVLGEHNVSNALAAAAAAHAVGLSLSGIAAGLNAVQPVKGRTVAQIAPNGVRVIDDSYNANPTSMCAAIDILAGFSGRTVLVLGDIGELGQWAEEGHRQVGDYARGKVDALYAVGTNMTHAVKAFGANGRHFATQAELIDAVSAENASDTTILIKGSRSAAMENVVAALCGSSGEKH, encoded by the coding sequence ATGCTTAAAGCCATGACACTCAGCCAGCTGACCACAGCACTGAGTGCTCGCCTGGTCAGCGCCGACGCCAGCTTTAACGGCGTCAGCATCGACAGCCGCAGCGTCACTGCTGGGCAGTTGTTCGTCGCGCTGACGGGGCCACGCTTCGATGGCCATGATTACCTGGCCGATGTAAAAGCCAAGGGCGCCGTTGCCGCGCTGGTCGAGCGCGAAGTTGCCGATGTAGACCTGCCGCAGTTGCTGGTCGCCGACTGCCGTCTGGCCCTGGGCCAGCTCGGGGCGCTGAACCGCGCTGCGTTCGACAAGCCTGTCGTAGCCATCACCGGCTCCAGCGGCAAGACCACGGTCAAGGAAATGCTGGCCAGCATCCTGCGCACCCGTGGCCTGGTGCATGCCACCCGCGGCAACCTGAACAACGACCTCGGTGCCCCGTTGACCCTGCTGGAAATCGCCCCGGAGCACAGCGCGGCGGTGATCGAGCTCGGTGCTTCGCGCATCGGTGAAATCCGCTACACCGTCGGCCTGACCCAGCCCCAGGTGGTCATCATCAATAACGCCGGCACCGCCCACGTGGGTGAGTTCGGCGGCCCTGAGAAAATTGTCGAAGCCAAGGGCGAGATCCTCGAAGGCCTGGGCGAGGGCGGCACGGCCATCCTCAACCTGGACGACAAGGCCTTTGGCATCTGGAAGGCACGTGCCGGGGCGCACACGGTCATCAGCTTCGCCCGCAATGACGCTAGCGCCGATTTCCATGCCACTGACATTGGTCGTGATGCGCGGGGTTGCCCGTCGTTCAAGCTGCATGGCGCCGGTGAAACCGTAGACGTGCAACTCAACGTGCTGGGCGAGCACAACGTCAGCAATGCGCTGGCTGCCGCCGCTGCTGCCCATGCCGTCGGTCTGAGCCTGAGCGGCATCGCCGCTGGGCTGAACGCCGTGCAACCGGTCAAGGGCCGCACCGTGGCGCAGATCGCGCCAAATGGTGTGCGCGTGATCGACGACAGTTACAACGCAAATCCCACCTCCATGTGCGCGGCCATTGATATACTCGCCGGCTTTTCCGGCCGCACCGTCCTGGTGCTCGGGGATATCGGCGAATTGGGCCAATGGGCGGAAGAAGGCCACCGTCAGGTGGGTGACTACGCGCGTGGCAAGGTCGACGCCCTGTACGCAGTGGGTACCAACATGACACATGCGGTCAAGGCGTTCGGCGCCAATGGCCGTCATTTCGCTACTCAAGCTGAGCTGATCGACGCGGTTAGCGCCGAAAATGCCAGCGACACCACAATCTTGATCAAGGGCTCGCGTAGCGCTGCGATGGAAAACGTCGTGGCGGCTTTGTGTGGTTCAAGCGGGGAGAAACATTAA